Proteins co-encoded in one Flavivirga eckloniae genomic window:
- a CDS encoding glycosyl hydrolase yields the protein MKKIYIIAVFLFALFATNFSNAQRKSKEEKQPLDEISLQGLKWRNIGPAVNSGRISEIAVNPNNPFEYYVATASGGVWKTTNAGVDYQPIFDSQGAYSIGFITIDPNNSNVIWVGTGENNGQRSVAYGDGVYKSIDGGASWKNVGLKNSEHIGKIIVDPNNSDIVYVAAIGPLWNKGGERGLYKTTDGGNTWNRVLHVDEHTGVSDIIMDPRDSNVIYAATHQRRRHVYTYVSGGPGSGIQKSVDGGATWEKINKGLPDVELGRIGLSISQSNPEVLYAIVEASNKKGGFFRSTNRGASWEKRSSYVTSGNYYQEIMTDPLDSETVFAMDTWLHVSRDGGKTFKKTGEVYKHVDNHSIWIDPRNTDHWLVGTDGGIFETFDAAKHWDFKENLPITQFYKVSVDNEAPFYNVYGGTQDNSTLGGPSRVITNHGITNQDWIITTGGDGFETQVDPSNPNIVYSQSQHGGLVRYDKVSGERVGIKPVERENENKYTWNWDSPLVISRHSKRLYFAANKVFKSDDYGNSWEVISDDLTRQLDRNKLKVYDRVVSIDAVAKNASTSIYGSVVALSESPINENLLIAGTDDGLIQITNNGGESWRTIDNIPGAPKQSYVNSVYLSQHDENVIYVAFNHHKYGDFKPYIFKSSDQGKTWKSISNNLPVRGSVYSIEEDHVDKDLIFCGTEFGVYFSPNSGTRWKKLANGLPTIAVRDIAIQRRENDLVLGTFGRGFYILDDYSSLRQIENAKPAETAVIYPIRDALMWEESNPLGLTEKSFMGHNFFSAENLGPVLTLTYFYNDTYKSLKDKRQEKEKELIKDFKDTPYPSYEVLKAEENEIAPKLVFVIKDVAGKTVKKIFKTPKEGVQRLSWNLRYDYDKPVRLNKSKEYNPWAGKEIATLVNLGTYSVEMHLLVNGDMSLLVAPQNFKIKALNNTIMPAEDRAAKVAFQREVNALHTELTISGNKISQIENKLKHIKEAIKIADYPIDELTKSVLDIENQLKAVRVLLYGDPLKNRLDIDQKLPTSSRLGSIAYQQKYSTASPTKTHLNSFKIAKSQFEGIKPKVDKLYEVDIKALEKLLKEIGAPYTPGRLMEMPKE from the coding sequence ATGAAAAAAATCTACATTATTGCTGTTTTTTTGTTTGCATTGTTCGCTACAAACTTCAGTAATGCACAAAGAAAAAGTAAAGAAGAGAAGCAACCTTTAGATGAAATAAGTTTACAGGGATTAAAATGGCGTAATATTGGACCGGCCGTTAATTCCGGAAGAATATCTGAAATAGCTGTAAACCCAAATAACCCATTTGAATACTATGTTGCTACGGCATCTGGTGGTGTTTGGAAAACAACCAATGCCGGAGTAGATTACCAACCTATTTTCGATAGCCAAGGCGCATACTCTATAGGTTTTATAACTATAGATCCTAATAACTCTAATGTTATTTGGGTTGGAACAGGAGAAAATAACGGCCAACGTTCTGTAGCTTACGGAGATGGTGTTTATAAGTCTATAGATGGTGGAGCGAGCTGGAAAAATGTAGGTTTAAAAAACTCTGAGCATATAGGGAAAATTATTGTAGACCCTAATAATTCAGATATTGTTTATGTAGCAGCTATCGGTCCTTTATGGAATAAGGGAGGCGAAAGAGGATTATACAAGACAACAGATGGCGGAAACACTTGGAACCGTGTTTTACATGTTGATGAACATACAGGAGTTAGTGATATTATAATGGATCCTAGAGATTCTAATGTTATCTATGCAGCAACGCACCAAAGAAGACGACATGTTTACACCTATGTAAGTGGTGGACCCGGTTCTGGAATACAGAAGAGTGTAGATGGTGGTGCTACTTGGGAAAAGATAAATAAAGGATTACCAGATGTAGAACTGGGAAGAATAGGTTTGTCTATATCTCAATCCAACCCCGAAGTACTTTACGCAATAGTGGAAGCTTCAAATAAAAAAGGAGGCTTTTTCAGATCTACAAACCGCGGTGCCAGTTGGGAAAAGAGAAGTAGTTATGTAACTAGCGGAAACTATTATCAGGAAATCATGACAGACCCATTAGATTCTGAAACGGTTTTTGCCATGGATACTTGGCTACATGTAAGTCGTGATGGCGGAAAGACCTTTAAGAAAACAGGCGAGGTCTATAAACATGTAGATAATCATTCCATATGGATTGATCCTAGAAATACAGATCACTGGTTAGTGGGAACAGACGGTGGTATTTTTGAAACGTTTGATGCTGCAAAACACTGGGATTTTAAAGAAAACCTACCGATAACACAGTTTTATAAAGTATCTGTAGACAATGAAGCGCCTTTTTACAATGTATATGGCGGAACACAAGACAATTCAACATTAGGAGGACCTTCTCGCGTTATTACCAACCACGGTATAACCAATCAAGATTGGATCATTACTACAGGGGGAGATGGTTTTGAAACTCAGGTAGATCCATCTAATCCTAACATAGTATACTCGCAGTCTCAGCATGGTGGTTTGGTAAGATATGACAAGGTTAGCGGTGAGCGTGTTGGAATTAAACCCGTAGAACGAGAAAATGAAAATAAATATACATGGAACTGGGATTCGCCGTTGGTAATTAGCAGACATAGTAAAAGATTATATTTTGCTGCCAATAAGGTTTTTAAATCTGATGATTACGGAAACAGTTGGGAGGTTATTAGCGATGATTTAACTCGACAATTAGACAGAAATAAGCTTAAGGTTTACGATCGTGTAGTGAGTATAGATGCAGTAGCAAAAAATGCGTCAACGTCTATTTACGGATCTGTAGTAGCGTTATCGGAATCTCCAATTAATGAAAATTTATTAATAGCTGGTACCGACGATGGATTAATCCAAATAACAAACAATGGAGGTGAGTCCTGGAGAACAATCGATAACATTCCTGGAGCTCCAAAACAGTCATATGTTAATAGCGTTTACTTATCTCAACATGATGAGAATGTGATTTATGTGGCGTTTAACCATCACAAATATGGCGATTTTAAACCTTATATTTTCAAGTCTAGCGATCAAGGGAAAACATGGAAATCTATTAGTAATAACTTACCAGTAAGAGGAAGTGTTTATTCTATTGAAGAGGATCATGTAGATAAAGATTTGATCTTTTGCGGTACGGAATTCGGTGTTTATTTTTCTCCAAATTCGGGAACTCGTTGGAAAAAATTGGCAAATGGTTTACCAACTATCGCAGTAAGGGATATTGCTATTCAAAGAAGAGAAAACGATTTGGTTTTAGGAACTTTTGGTAGAGGCTTTTATATTTTAGATGATTACTCGTCGTTACGACAAATTGAAAACGCTAAACCAGCAGAAACTGCGGTAATATATCCAATACGAGATGCTTTAATGTGGGAAGAAAGTAATCCTTTAGGACTTACAGAGAAATCGTTTATGGGACATAACTTTTTTAGTGCAGAAAATCTAGGTCCGGTATTAACACTTACTTATTTTTATAATGATACTTATAAATCTTTAAAAGATAAGCGTCAGGAAAAAGAAAAAGAATTAATTAAAGATTTTAAAGACACTCCATATCCGAGTTATGAGGTTTTGAAAGCAGAGGAAAACGAAATAGCTCCTAAATTGGTTTTTGTTATAAAAGATGTTGCAGGGAAAACAGTGAAAAAAATATTTAAGACTCCAAAAGAAGGGGTGCAACGTTTAAGCTGGAACTTACGCTATGATTATGACAAACCAGTTCGTTTGAATAAATCAAAAGAGTATAACCCATGGGCAGGAAAAGAAATAGCTACTTTGGTTAATCTGGGTACATACTCTGTAGAAATGCATTTGTTGGTTAATGGGGATATGAGTTTATTGGTTGCGCCACAAAACTTTAAAATAAAAGCATTAAACAATACAATAATGCCTGCAGAAGATAGAGCAGCTAAAGTTGCTTTTCAAAGAGAAGTGAATGCATTGCATACCGAATTGACTATAAGCGGCAACAAAATAAGTCAAATAGAAAATAAGTTAAAGCACATAAAAGAAGCTATTAAAATAGCAGATTACCCTATTGATGAATTAACCAAATCTGTTTTAGATATTGAAAATCAATTAAAAGCGGTGCGTGTTTTACTTTACGGCGATCCACTTAAAAACCGTTTGGATATAGATCAAAAGTTACCAACCTCAAGCCGATTAGGATCTATCGCTTATCAACAAAAGTATTCAACGGCTTCGCCAACCAAAACACATTTAAATAGTTTTAAAATAGCGAAGTCTCAGTTTGAAGGCATAAAGCCAAAGGTGGATAAGCTTTACGAAGTTGATATTAAAGCATTGGAAAAACTATTAAAAGAAATAGGAGCTCCTTATACTCCGGGACGTTTAATGGAAATGCCTAAGGAATAA
- a CDS encoding ExbD/TolR family protein — translation MRRSKFMPEVNAGSMADIAFLLLIFFLVTATISSDEGINRLLPKDCPTNDCTSPIYERNILRILINNDDKIMVNNNVVAITELKEIAKTFLDNNGDGSCHYCNGVKSANASDNPKKAVVSLQNGRHTSYKQFIAVQNELTKSYYELRNTYSLNVLKKPADKLTKEELKQVKDAYPFIISEAETK, via the coding sequence ATGAGACGATCTAAATTTATGCCTGAAGTAAATGCAGGTTCCATGGCAGACATTGCATTTTTATTACTTATCTTTTTTCTTGTAACAGCCACCATATCTTCAGATGAAGGTATAAACAGGTTACTCCCAAAAGATTGCCCTACTAATGATTGTACAAGCCCCATTTATGAACGCAACATACTTCGTATTTTAATAAACAACGATGACAAAATCATGGTCAATAATAATGTGGTTGCTATTACCGAGCTAAAAGAGATCGCCAAAACCTTTTTAGATAATAATGGTGATGGTTCTTGCCATTATTGTAATGGTGTTAAAAGTGCTAATGCCTCCGATAATCCTAAAAAGGCAGTAGTATCATTACAGAATGGTAGACATACTTCTTATAAACAATTTATAGCTGTGCAAAATGAGCTGACAAAATCGTATTACGAATTAAGAAACACCTATAGTTTGAATGTACTCAAAAAACCTGCTGATAAGCTAACGAAAGAAGAGCTAAAGCAAGTTAAGGATGCCTACCCTTTTATTATTTCTGAAGCTGAAACTAAATAA
- a CDS encoding 3D domain-containing protein encodes MINNGFLIPILFIIFLNCKERNIKEKDTDVYKWHTIEVTASAYNSLKYQTNSNPSIAAFGDTLKPGMYCIAVSRDLLKLGIKHNTPIKIEGFDSIYLVKDKMNARWEKHIDIYMGTDIKAARNWGRKKVTISYGLLKEK; translated from the coding sequence ATGATCAACAACGGATTTTTAATACCAATCCTTTTTATTATCTTTTTAAACTGTAAGGAAAGGAACATTAAGGAAAAAGATACTGATGTTTACAAATGGCATACCATAGAGGTAACGGCATCTGCTTATAATTCATTAAAATATCAAACAAATTCCAATCCAAGTATAGCGGCTTTCGGAGATACTTTAAAGCCCGGAATGTATTGTATTGCTGTTTCCAGAGATTTACTTAAACTAGGAATTAAACACAATACTCCCATTAAAATTGAAGGTTTTGATAGCATTTATTTAGTGAAAGACAAAATGAATGCACGTTGGGAAAAACATATAGATATTTATATGGGAACCGACATAAAAGCGGCAAGAAATTGGGGCAGAAAAAAGGTGACTATTAGTTATGGGCTTCTTAAGGAAAAATAG
- a CDS encoding sterol desaturase family protein — MNTYIEAFINAFLGTLDWTWKSICFEVPWYTNYFWGLVAISLAVWLLEIVFPWRKEQAIFRKDFWIDAVYMFFNFFVFTIVISGIYAILERLFLGIGISMDSIALVNLKGLPVWSQLLIFFLLSDFVQWFTHVLLHRFNFLWRFHKVHHSVKEMGFAAHLRYHWMENILYKPLKIFAVMLLGGFEPEQAFIVHFIAITIGHLNHANVRLTYGPLKYIFNNPVMHLYHHAYALPEDRRYGVNFGISLSLWDYIFKTNYIPETSGTLTLGYSGDTKMPKNFFAQLLYGFRGKD; from the coding sequence ATGAATACTTATATAGAAGCTTTTATAAATGCATTTTTAGGAACTCTGGATTGGACATGGAAATCTATATGTTTCGAGGTACCTTGGTATACTAATTATTTCTGGGGTTTGGTAGCAATATCTCTGGCCGTATGGCTTTTAGAAATCGTATTTCCATGGCGAAAAGAACAGGCTATATTTCGAAAGGATTTTTGGATAGATGCTGTTTATATGTTTTTCAATTTTTTTGTCTTCACAATTGTTATCAGTGGTATCTATGCCATTCTGGAACGGTTGTTTTTAGGCATTGGAATTTCCATGGATTCTATAGCACTGGTAAATCTAAAAGGACTTCCGGTATGGAGTCAATTATTAATATTCTTTTTATTGTCGGATTTTGTGCAATGGTTTACCCATGTATTGTTGCATAGGTTTAACTTTTTGTGGCGGTTTCACAAAGTACACCATTCGGTAAAAGAAATGGGGTTTGCAGCCCATTTACGTTACCATTGGATGGAAAATATTTTGTACAAACCTCTTAAGATATTCGCTGTTATGCTTCTAGGTGGTTTTGAGCCAGAACAAGCGTTTATTGTTCATTTTATAGCTATAACCATAGGGCATTTAAATCATGCTAACGTTAGGCTTACCTATGGTCCTTTAAAATATATTTTTAACAATCCGGTTATGCATCTGTATCATCATGCCTATGCTTTGCCTGAAGATCGTAGGTATGGGGTTAATTTTGGGATTAGCTTAAGCCTTTGGGATTATATTTTTAAAACAAACTATATCCCTGAAACTAGCGGAACATTAACATTGGGGTATTCAGGAGATACTAAAATGCCCAAAAACTTCTTTGCACAATTGCTTTATGGGTTTAGAGGTAAAGATTAG
- a CDS encoding sulfurtransferase: MTWRIKMLSLLICFVSCKKRTKPHYDVLKKPVTTPLGYYSTKHLIESEDLKVLNTSSNIKIIDFRKPEAFLKAHLDHAINIWRTDIEDDTFPYKGIMASRAKIEALFSKLGIKNEDELIIYDENGACDASRLWWILKNYGFDNVKILNGGLTAWEHKGGALTSDIMSYNTSSFRLPSNENMSLYADLKDIKSLVVDDNTILLDTRTGNEFSGKRQKRGASRGGRIPNSVLLDWAEAIEFNTTKKFKSYKDLLDLYESKGITKEKKVYVYCHSGVRSAHTTFVLTELLGYKNVKNYDGSWIEWSYNKDLPIEQDTITTLFK; the protein is encoded by the coding sequence ATGACTTGGAGAATTAAGATGCTATCCCTACTAATTTGCTTCGTGTCCTGCAAAAAAAGAACCAAACCTCATTACGATGTTTTAAAAAAGCCCGTAACTACACCACTAGGTTATTACAGCACAAAACATCTCATAGAAAGTGAGGACTTAAAAGTTTTAAATACATCTTCAAATATTAAAATAATAGATTTTAGAAAACCCGAAGCGTTTTTAAAAGCGCATTTGGATCATGCTATAAATATTTGGAGAACTGATATTGAAGATGATACGTTCCCATATAAAGGCATCATGGCCAGCAGAGCTAAAATTGAGGCGCTTTTTAGTAAATTAGGAATTAAAAATGAAGATGAGCTTATTATTTATGATGAGAATGGCGCTTGTGATGCATCTCGTTTATGGTGGATTTTGAAAAACTATGGCTTCGATAATGTCAAAATTTTGAATGGTGGATTAACTGCATGGGAACATAAGGGAGGCGCATTGACTTCCGATATTATGAGTTATAACACTTCAAGTTTTAGACTTCCATCCAACGAGAACATGTCTTTATATGCTGATTTAAAGGATATAAAATCCCTTGTCGTGGACGATAATACTATTCTTTTGGATACAAGAACAGGCAATGAGTTTTCAGGCAAACGTCAAAAAAGAGGAGCAAGTAGAGGAGGACGTATTCCCAATAGCGTATTGTTGGATTGGGCTGAAGCTATAGAATTTAACACAACTAAAAAGTTTAAGTCTTATAAAGACTTGTTAGATTTGTACGAATCTAAAGGAATTACAAAGGAAAAGAAGGTTTATGTCTATTGTCATTCCGGTGTACGATCGGCTCATACAACGTTTGTGTTAACAGAGTTGTTGGGATATAAAAACGTAAAAAACTATGATGGATCCTGGATAGAGTGGAGTTATAATAAAGATTTACCTATTGAGCAGGACACTATAACAACCTTATTTAAATAA
- a CDS encoding monoheme cytochrome C, with translation MMNDQEFRNTVRRIYLGVVLFFGLILMGAGALTYKLINPSFLVFDKEDTTETYVEADDFDKIENGIHLATGFKNDEGLQIVIASCTPCHSAKLVTQNRANKEGWVSIIRWMQETQNLWDLGKNEAIIVDYLAKNYASEETGRRTNLENIEWYDLEN, from the coding sequence ATGATGAACGATCAGGAATTTAGAAATACTGTAAGGCGTATTTATTTAGGAGTAGTACTCTTTTTTGGATTAATACTTATGGGGGCAGGAGCATTAACTTATAAGTTGATAAACCCTTCATTTCTTGTATTTGATAAAGAAGACACAACAGAAACTTATGTTGAAGCAGACGATTTCGATAAAATAGAAAACGGTATTCATCTAGCTACAGGTTTTAAAAATGATGAAGGGCTTCAAATCGTTATAGCAAGTTGCACACCTTGTCATTCAGCAAAATTAGTAACCCAAAACAGGGCAAATAAAGAAGGCTGGGTAAGTATTATTCGGTGGATGCAGGAAACTCAAAACCTTTGGGATTTAGGAAAAAATGAGGCTATTATAGTTGACTACTTAGCTAAAAACTATGCATCGGAAGAAACTGGAAGACGTACAAACCTGGAAAACATAGAATGGTATGACTTGGAGAATTAA
- a CDS encoding sulfite oxidase yields the protein MKRRKFIRNTFLGAAASVIGTEIVFSSSMPKNYTLIGLQDPDPYMLFSKHKEMTVLNDKPWNIEAKAHLLDDKITPNKCMFIRNNGIIPQNIDIASWKLTIDGESVSKPKTYTLQDLKSKFKNYTYQLTLECGGNGRSEFNPPAKGNQWTVGAVSCAEWTGVRLKDVLEDVGIKNDAVYIGYHGADTHLSGDPEKEPISRGVPIHKALQEETLLAFKMNGKDIPIAHGYPLRLVAGGWPASASGKWIHGISVRNKVHDGTKMKAPAYRVPCKPVAPGEKVKEENMCIIESMPVKSLITYPKSGAMLDEGETLKIRGHAWAGELQVEKMEYSIDFGATWHNCQLEKPINRLAWQHFKTSIKFPKKGYYEIWARATDNTGVSQPMLLPGWNPKGYLNNASHRIAIKVK from the coding sequence ATGAAAAGACGGAAGTTTATCAGGAATACATTTCTGGGTGCCGCCGCATCAGTCATAGGTACAGAAATCGTGTTTTCTTCTTCAATGCCTAAAAACTATACTTTAATTGGATTGCAAGATCCAGACCCTTATATGCTATTCAGCAAGCATAAGGAGATGACTGTATTAAATGATAAGCCTTGGAATATAGAAGCGAAAGCTCATTTACTAGATGATAAAATTACACCAAATAAATGCATGTTTATTAGGAATAATGGCATCATACCTCAAAATATAGATATCGCAAGTTGGAAATTAACTATTGATGGAGAATCTGTTTCTAAACCAAAAACATACACGCTTCAGGATTTAAAAAGTAAGTTTAAAAACTACACCTATCAGTTAACATTAGAGTGCGGGGGTAATGGTAGAAGTGAATTTAATCCACCGGCCAAAGGCAATCAATGGACTGTAGGGGCTGTTTCCTGTGCAGAATGGACAGGTGTTAGATTAAAAGATGTGCTTGAAGATGTGGGTATTAAAAATGATGCTGTTTACATTGGTTATCACGGAGCTGATACGCATTTAAGTGGTGATCCGGAAAAGGAACCCATATCAAGAGGGGTTCCAATACATAAAGCACTTCAGGAAGAAACATTACTGGCTTTTAAAATGAATGGTAAGGACATCCCCATAGCGCATGGTTATCCGTTACGATTAGTTGCAGGCGGCTGGCCTGCGTCTGCATCCGGGAAATGGATACATGGCATAAGTGTTAGAAATAAAGTGCATGATGGTACAAAAATGAAAGCGCCAGCATATAGGGTACCATGTAAACCAGTAGCACCGGGAGAAAAGGTAAAAGAAGAAAATATGTGTATCATCGAGAGTATGCCTGTAAAATCTTTAATTACATACCCCAAATCCGGAGCTATGCTTGATGAAGGGGAAACTCTAAAGATTAGAGGACATGCATGGGCCGGAGAGTTACAAGTTGAAAAGATGGAGTATTCTATAGATTTTGGGGCGACATGGCATAATTGTCAACTGGAAAAACCTATAAACCGTTTGGCTTGGCAACATTTTAAGACATCAATTAAATTCCCGAAAAAAGGTTATTATGAAATTTGGGCAAGAGCTACAGATAATACCGGAGTTAGTCAACCTATGCTATTACCAGGTTGGAACCCAAAAGGATATTTAAATAATGCCAGTCATAGAATAGCCATTAAAGTTAAATGA